A window of the Vigna angularis cultivar LongXiaoDou No.4 chromosome 3, ASM1680809v1, whole genome shotgun sequence genome harbors these coding sequences:
- the LOC128195853 gene encoding F-box/kelch-repeat protein At3g23880-like, whose amino-acid sequence MANSSARILRDRDDLILEILSRLPVESLMRFRCVSKTWNSIILNPDLVKLHLKKSSKNPQILLLEKKIEERQCFSAVLRSLPCLIQNPTSSSAGRILRCPKPYKYLFGSCNGLLSLHCSLSTYECEEHMVCFLNPSTKTFSLPSPSLRLNYGIGVQYDMNFGFGYDDWRDSYKVVVMVLDWSTHRTSVWVYCMGDVRWRLTIMTSLAFLTVESNGYFLNGTVNWLGHSSKESKLQIFSYDLKNDTNRYLSVPELVPKDSEFTSMGILNDCLCVSFDERRTVFVVLTLKDVGDDRSWSRLMSVSYETLNISPYYDYLRTLCMWGDLLLLTYSQLWDDYDIIIIFNLKENKVERTQAYYKHSLSHIFSCHYVPSLI is encoded by the coding sequence ATGGCGAATTCTTCCGCTAGAATACTCCGTGATCGTGATGACCTGATATTGGAAATTCTGTCACGGCTTCCTGTAGAGAGTCTCATGCGATTCAGGTGCGTTTCAAAGACATGGAATTCCATCATCCTCAATCCCGATTTGGTGAAATTGCATCTTAAAAAGTCCTCCAAAAACCCACAAATTCTCTTACTGGAGAAAAAGATAGAAGAGAGGCAATGTTTCTCTGCTGTTTTACGCTCTTTACCTTGCTTAATCCAAAACCCTACTTCCTCTTCCGCCGGTCGTATCTTACGCTGCCCCAAAccctataaatatttattcggTTCTTGCAACGGTTTGCTTTCCCTACATTGTTCTCTTTCCACGTATGAGTGTGAAGAGCACATGGTCTGCTTTTTGAACCCTTCCACCAAGACTTTCTCCTTACCATCACCAAGCTTGCGTCTCAATTACGGCATTGGTGTTCAATATGATATGAATTTTGGGTTTGGGTACGATGATTGGAGGGACAGTTACAAGGTGGTGGTAATGGTTTTGGATTGGAGTACACATCGAACGAGTGTGTGGGTTTACTGCATGGGTGACGTACGTTGGAGACTTACTATAATGACCTCTCTGGCTTTTCTCACTGTTGAGAGTAATGGATACTTTCTGAATGGCACTGTTAACTGGTTAGGACATTCTTCTAAAGAATCGAAGCTACAAATATTTTCGTACGATCTAAAGAACGATACTAACAGATATTTGTCGGTGCCTGAACTCGTTCCTAAAGATTCTGAATTTACTTCTATGGGAATTTTGAATGATTGTCTTTGTGTTTCTTTTGATGAACGGAGGACAGTCTTTGTTGTATTGACATTGAAGGACGTTGGAGACGACAGATCTTGGAGTCGGTTGATGAGTGTAAGTTATGAAACTCTGAATATCTCTCCTTATTACGATTACCTACGGACTTTGTGCATGTGGGGTGATCTTCTCTTGCTCACATATTCACAGCTTTGGGATGATTACGATATCatcattatctttaatttgaagGAGAATAAAGTAGAACGTACTCAAGCTTACTACAAGCACTCTCTCAGTCACATTTTCTCCTGTCACTATGTTCCAAGCTTGATTTGA
- the LOC128195854 gene encoding F-box/kelch-repeat protein At3g23880-like, giving the protein MTISSAGILPHEIILEIVSWLPVTSLVRFRCFSKTWKFLISDPYLVKLHLERSSRNPQILLLARQRYKSQCFMARLRSLPCLIQKPAPSSCGRILRCPKPYKYLFGSCNGLLSLHHSLSTNECEEHWVCFWNPATKICSRPSPSLRLNYGIGVQYDINFGFGYDDRRDSYKVVAMVLDCSTQRTSVWVYCMGDVCWRRTITTSPAFLTFENNGYSLNGTVNWIGYSFEESKFEEPQIFLYDLKNDSCRYLLVPETKASDFTSM; this is encoded by the coding sequence ATGACGATTTCTTCTGCTGGAATACTCCCTCATGAAATCATACTGGAAATTGTGTCATGGCTTCCTGTGACGAGTCTCGTGCGATTCAGGTGCTTTTCAAAGACATGGAAATTTCTTATATCCGATCCTTACTTGGTGAAATTGCACCTTGAAAGGTCTTCCAGAAACCCACAAATCCTCTTACTGGCCAGACAGAGATACAAGAGTCAATGTTTCATGGCTCGTTTACGCTCTTTACCTTGTTTAATCCAAAAGCCTGCACCATCTTCTTGTGGTCGTATCTTGCGATGTCCCAAAccctataaatatttattcggTTCTTGCAATGGTTTGCTTTCTCTACATCACTCTCTTTCAACAAATGAGTGTGAAGAGCACTGGGTCTGCTTTTGGAACCCCGCCACCAAGATTTGCTCCAGACCTTCACCAAGCTTGCGTCTTAATTATGGCATTGGTGTTcaatatgatataaattttgGGTTTGGGTACGATGATCGGAGGGACAGTTACAAGGTGGTGGCAATGGTTTTGGATTGCAGTACACAACGAACGAGTGTGTGGGTTTACTGCATGGGTGACGTATGCTGGAGACGTACTATAACGACCTCTCCAGCTTTTCTCACTTTTGAAAATAATGGATACTCTCTGAATGGTACTGTTAACTGGATAGGATATTCTTTTGAAGAATCGAAATTTGAGGAGCCACAAATATTTTTGTACGATCTAAAGAACGATAGTTGCAGATATTTGTTGGTGCCTGAAACTAAAGCTTCTGATTTTACTTCTATGTGA